The Drosophila subobscura isolate 14011-0131.10 chromosome A, UCBerk_Dsub_1.0, whole genome shotgun sequence genome includes the window CGGTGCACCATTCATGGTGCTAATGTTCCCATTGgagccgttgccattgccatttccatggccatttccatgcccattcccattcccatttgagGTGTGACGCAGGGAGCCAccttccagcagctgccgcatgGCCATCGCATCCAGGCTGTACATTTTGTTAATGGCCACGATGCGATCGCCAATCTGAATGCAGCCACTGCGATCGGCCACGGAGTCGGCGAGTATTTGGCCAATGGTCATGGCACCGCCGGCatccccgcccccgcccccggcAAGGACAATGCCGGCACCCTGGCTGCAATCGAGCAGCACGGGAAAGCTCTCGGCGCGGCACAGgcccaagctgctgctggcatggccctgtcctgctcctcctcctcctgctgccacagccattgGCAGTCCCTCCAGCGGCAGAGAGCTCTTGCGGGCAAAACGCTGACGCTGCCTGCCCGTCGTTGCGGACGCGGATGTGGACTTGCGCGACTCCAGAGTGCTGAAGCTGTACTTTGGACTACCCAGCGCCGTGTGACCTGCAAAAGAGATTCAAATTAGAGCTGCAAATAGAAGGGAACTCCACGAAAAAGCTCTTAAATAACCCTGAGCTGATCCACAGCTCAGTGCCTGCccccacagctgctgctgtgcgtcCTCCCAGCACTTGAGGAATTTATGGGGCCACACGATCCACTTCCACTTTGATTCCATTTTCAGTCGATCGACTGTTGGGGGGGAGGAATGACAGAACAtatctcactctctgtctcgtCTTTGCGTGTGCTTGCTCAACAAATTAACGAACGAAAAACATAGAGAAGCCAATTGATTGGGCCCCAACGAGGGTGGATTGAACAGCAGctgaggcagaagcagcaacaagacGATCCCAGGCAATCGGGCAGCCGAGGGGCGCTGCTACATGACGCGGCACAGTGCAAAATATCATCCAAATACGAGTAGAAGTCGCCCGCTATAGATTCCACGCATTCTCAGCAGCTTCCTTCTCTCTAGCAACTCCTCTAGAAACCCCAACACTTTGACCTCCCTCCGTCTGTccgcctgcctgtctgcctgtccgtctgcctgtccgtctgtctatTGTTTCAACTGTGTTCAGCCAGCGACAATCGAACGACTCTGTTCATTAGCCGTGACGCCCACGCCAGACCttcgtcgcgtcgcgtcgcgtcgcttgGGAGCCTGCCGCCTCTGTCGCTGATCGCTTCAAGTCGATAGCCAAATGGGAAAAAGTGGATCGCTTGGATTGCATTTGGGAGAGACTCACCGCGTCGGGCCAGAGCGTGAGCGGGCATGATCTGCATTTGCGTGTAGCCCCGTCCTGTGCTGGTGTCCAATATGGTCATCACCTCATCGGGACTGTAGGCCGAATGCTCGATCATGGTGTCGTCGATGGAGAGCACCTGATCGCCAACGGATAAGGCGCCGCATCTGGAACACAAAAGCCACCAAAAGTGTTTCATTTGAGATTCAAAGAGACCGAAATGAACACAGAGACTGAGACACAGATGACATCATTCCCATGGCCTCATGGCTTACCGATCGGCAATGCTGGCGGGCAGTATGCTCGCTATGTAGACACCCGGTTGGGTGACCACCAACACCATGTCCTCAAGCTTCTCTCCACCGCTGGAGGGGGTGCtcgagccagagccggagacGGAGTTGgatcctgccgctgccatggcTGCTGTGTAGTTGCAGAGCACAAGGCCCAGCTTGTCGTTCATGGGACGCTCGATCTCGATGAGCAGGGGGCCCATGGAGAACTCGACGCTCTGCACAACGGACACGTCATATTCGATGGTCAGATTTGTGTAGCCGCCGGACACATGAACGCCGCCGCACTTGATGATCTGCTGCGCCTCCGCCAGGGTCTTGCCAATCAGCGAGATCTGAAATGGGTGGAAATGGGTGTCAACAGGAGCTCAGGGATCATCGGGGATCTCATACTCACATTATCCACTCGAAGCAAGCGATCGCCGGGCTTGATGCGTCCCGTTTTGTAGACAGGACCGTGGGGACGGACATGGGTCACAATCAGCGGATAATCGGCACCGCCGCGCAGCGTCAGACCCAGGCAGCCGCTCTCCCGCTCGACGGTGATCTGCGCCAGCTTTGAGGACACACAGAGACTGTTCTGTGAAactgctgcagccacaacagagGAAGATaaacacagacagagggaTAGAGAATATCAGACATTGGTTTCGTTTCCAGCTACTTACTGTATTCGGGCAGCGAGTACTCAATCTCAACGATGGCAGGAGCTCCGCCTCCGCTGGCATCGGCACAGAGCATATTCATCACCTTTTGATTGCTCAGGCCAATGGTGGAGATGCCATCGATCTGGTGCAGGCGGTCGCCGGGTGCCAGAAAGTCCGCCGCATGCCCCACCGGATTGAGGGCACCCACAACGGGCGGATACGAAAGATCGCTACGTTCTGAaggtaaagagagagagagacggagagaacTTAGCAAAACCCAATTCCAAGCTCCAAATAGTTTTGGGCACAAAAGTTCCCATAAGCGAAAGGATACACAATTGCCTTTGACTTATGGATATTCAGCTGGAAGCTGGAAGCTGGACGCTGGAAACTCATGTTCTTCCATTGATTTGGAGCTGGCTTTTCTCTAGTTCCGCCGATCGACCAGACAGAATGGGTACCGGaatcatttgatttgaatgcggaacgcgtcgtcgtcgtcgtcgtcgcctcTCAGTCGATAatgtctgctctgctccgtctgtatgtctgcgggtctgtgtctgctgttgtcgctgccaAAATAAATCATCGTTCCAATCTACATAGAAAAATCCCCAGCcgcagtcccagccccagccccagccccagtcgcACCCCCCAGCGACAGCCAGTCGCTGGCCAGacataatatatatatgaataaatatatacagatGGTTTGTGTGATTTTTCGTTCGATTCTGAATCACAGAGAATATAAAGTCCAACAAAATTTCAgatttttgtcgttttttgaCTAATCTTCTCTGGCATTTGGTTGGGGGAggcaaaggaaatgcaaatgggattgggattgggatttgGGGGCAAGGGTCGCTGCTGCGGTCTGGGGGCTTAACCTTAGCATCGCGGGGGAGTTGTAGTCTGACGTAAGCGGCAGGCATcttcggttgctgctgctgctgccactgccactgccactgtgcctCTGCAACACGTTTCTCATAAAGCGGCGCAGCCGGATGGttagtgttttctttttttcatagttttccttctcattttctttagttatatttttcctttatttgttgtttctttttttggcaatcTGCCACTTTTGCTCTCATTGCGACTGGCCCCAAACCCAGTGTCCGGcgttgtattattttttactcaatttctttatttacGAGTTTGTTATTTCGATTCACTCGCGCTTCGTCTGGCTGTCCGTCTGCCTAGATTTCTGccttttttctctgtctgtctgtctgtctgtctgtctgtctgctgacGAGTCGTtgacagagccacagaggcGGAAATCCAAAAATCATGCCAGAGCTACGAGATTGTAGCAACTAGTAAGCATCTCCCCTGTGCGGGGGCAAATCGTGGCCCTGCGATCTATTCGCTTATGGGAACTCGTTGTACTGCCTGCGTCTGCTCGCTCCCAAGGCGATCAACCCACCCCCAGCCGTCTGCCGTTGATCCAATTAGTGTCCCTCTCCATTGATATACAAAAATCTTGTTTCAATTTCGAGTTCTGTCTGTCATAATCTGTGGACCCGCATAAATTATGTGCGCTTTGAGTCAATCAATTGATTCGATTGATGCAGCAATTATCGGATTACTGGATTGCCGATTGATGCTGACAGACCCCGCCAGCTCACCCCTTCCCGTTGGgacaattacatacatatgataGAAGGGGGGGGAGAACTTACCTGCAAATGTGATGGCCAGATGGAGGGCATTGCGTGGCAGCGTGATGGTGGCATAGGTGGTGCCACGCTCCGGTGCCAGTCCCGAGTCCTCAGACTGTGCGGGGCTCATGGCGCGATCAACTGcaacagagagtgagagagagggagagaaaaacaTCAAAGGTGCTGGCAAAGCTGgacggtcggtcggtcggtcggtcgttcGGTCATTCTTCgacttcttttttgtttttcgcgcAGCTGCAAATCCTAATTTATTCTGCCACACCAAAGAAGGGAGCACGCCCGCAGATCAAAAGAACAGACAACCCCCTGTGGCAGCACTCTGAGGCATAGAAACACTCATCAGTGTTCGAGGAATccaccaaaaatacaattcCAATACAAAATCAACCTTCAGCGTCGCCAAAAGtctcaattaaaattccagCCACAAGCAGCCAATCGAGGCAAcggacacacagccacagccacagctacagctacagctgcagagatacagacacaaaacagaaGTCAATTAATCTTTTATGATTCGTTCTCCTCCTTCCTACAAAATGCCAGATGATGGCCcaaacagcgacagcgatCACTCTGGGCAATCGCATCGATGTGATGGCCAAATGGCACAGCTTTTGCAACGCCAAAGATCTGTACTTGAGGCACTCAAGGCCCCCCCAAATGGGCCTCACAAACGCAATCAAAAGCAATGTAAAGGAAGAGAATCGAGAGCGATGGATCGCAACTAACTAAAGGCAGCGCTTGGACTAAGAACATTCCTTGTTGTCACAACTTATCCAAGCATCAACTTTATGTTCCCATCAAATTCAAAATAGGAACAATAGGAACAGTTCCATTTGCCGCTTTTCATCGGTGCCGGTCcatttctggttttttttgctcttcaGTTCTCTGGAAAGTTCCGCAAATTCTCTATAAAAACAGAAGATTAAAGTGTTGGAAATCGGAAAACTTAAATTCTCTCACCAGAGGATCCTTTGTTGATCCTTCTGCAGACGTTTTTTTGCCACAATAAATTCCTATTCGTTTACAGAATTTATTGACAatttttcttgttcttcttctgcATGCAAATTGGGAACATTTTTCGCGGTGTAACTGAGGTTCTCGTGGAGCCCAATTATGGGTGAAATAAACCATCGTCAGAGTCCCTCAATGCCCCTCCCTCGCTGTGCCTCTCCACAGCTTTGCATGTTGCAACATTTGGACCATGCGGCGTATACGCGATCTGCTACAATTACGGCGTACATCAGCCACCATCATCCGCCCTGCGTGTGCCCCAGCCCGCTCCGACCACGATGCCCACAATCGTGTGCGTAACGGatacacacggacacacgtTGCCACAACTTTTGACGCAAGAGGCAAGCGGCAAGAGGCAAGCGGCAAGAGGCAAGCGGATAGCGGCGACCGCTAcggacgcggacgcggacgCGACTTTTATTTTCGAACGCTTCAATGGCGCATAAAGTTTTTCTTAATGCGACCGCCGCCGCCCGACTACGagccagcagaagcaacaacaataattagggaaaaagccaaaaaaaaacggaaaacaaaatgaaaattaaaatgaaaacgaaaacgaaaacgaaaacgaaaacgagaagaaacaacaaaatggaaaaacgaaCATCGGGCGCCGCTCTGAAAATCTGCCTAAAAAAGTGCAAGCAAGACACACAAAGGCAAGGCCGCCGCGTAGATGCTCTTCCCCCTGCCTTCGAGGCTGAATTAAAGTTGAGGAAAACCCAAGCTACAAATTGCgcaattattttcttttgatttgtaAAACGTTTGAATCCACATCGGGCTGAATATTTTCCAATACTTTGTTGTTTCGATAGACCCAATTTCTGTTAGCGTATTTAGCGTTTCGCTTCATTtgtctggcacacacacacacacacacacacacacagcacacgcaCTCAGTCGTCTCTCCCCACCCTGGCGCTCTCTTCGCTCCCCACtctgtaatttattttcatttaatttgttttcttcggCTTCGGAATCGCTTTTTTCCACCAAAAGGTGTGCCAATTTGGGGTTCAGTTGCACCTTTGGCTAtatctgcacacacacacacacatacacctcTTCTTGCAACACTTTTTGATTCGCATTTCGCCTTTGAAGTGAtgttcacatttttttttgctttttttttgctgttattttcttttggatGCGCTTTTCTGCTATTTTTATAATGGAcgcttttcattttgatttccaCAGAGGCCGGCCAgtagtttttctgttttgttgttgtttttttttgccggcGAACGGAAATTATATGTACGATTCggttcagttttttgtttcttttttgcctaaataaatgttatcaaaaatgaaaaccgaACAGAACAAATTTCGCTTCGTCTGAGAGAGATGGATGAacaaagaaggagagagagagagagagagtgccaagGGGGGAACAAATGAAAACGAGCCAAGCGCTAAATGAATTTGAAAAGAGAGCCCATAAAATAGCCAACTAATGCGATGGAGTGCGTATGGATTTatgaaatatacaaatacaaatcaaaaatatatatagacgAGTTGATTTCCAAACTGATTTACGTGTTCCCTGCcctcgccttcgccttcgcctccGCTCCGTAACCCATCAGGCTGCAAATCGGAACTAATTCCGGTCTCAGAGACCGGACTCCTCTCCGACTGTTGGCAAGGCAAGGGACTAATAAAGGTAAAACACCCCACGAACATTCCCGCTTAAATCTGTTTTTAATTAGCgttcaaacaaaataattaaagcaaataagCTGCGCCCTTGTCACACAGGGAAGTCCCAGAATTCTGCAAGACATAAGCAATTGCCAGCTAATTCGCAGTGCCATTCAGAGTTCCGTTTTGTTGGAAGTGAATGGGATTTGAAAGAtccgttttccatttccatatccatatcccaTATCCGTGGGGCAGTTAAGACTATTTTTGCCGCTTCTATTCGCTTTTATGGCCCACTCGAAGGCGGATGACGATGTCGCCGTGGAAGTTGCGGGCGAAATTTATCGGCGACAGTTGTCGGCTGGCAGCGGAAATTGCGCTCAGCCGCAACGAAGGCaagtggcaagaggcaagaggcaagaggcaggcgGCTAAATGCTCGATGGGTGTGGGAGCTGAAGGCACTCGCAACTTCCTCAAAACTCATCCTGACAATTAGACAGATCACAGATCACACAGATCTTGCTTACTCTGCCAATCAGAGCATGGATAGGGCACCGtcttccattttccatttaaatttgcCATCTGGGGATCAAGTGCCGCTCTCCGAGACATCGCTGGGGGTCGCATTCCTCACTCTGTTCTCGCTGGATCTGTTCCTTGCTGTCTCCCCTGGAATGGTTCATTTGATGCAAGAAATTCCATGACGATTTGCCACATTTACGGACACAAAATAGACATCATTCAACGCAACAGCAAACGGAATCTGCTCAACGCGATCTCTTAATTATAAGGAGATTGTACGATCTGCAGATGAACGATGAACGATGAACGATGAAGGAATGAGGGAGCCAACATTCCTATACTCTGATTCAGAGTCTTCTTTTGCATCTTTGTTTTTGCGGAATGGGCCGTTCACTTGGGGTACATTTGTACAGCGGTGCTCGATCTTTGCTTTCCGCTTTGTATCCATGACAAGATCAATCCATTCAATTGAGATATAGGCCCTAGATCCATAGCTCCGATCTGGTCCGAATTGACAGGTGCTAGAAGATCCCATCCCAGACTTGACTGGGAGCCAATTGATGGACTGGTCGTGGCTCgatggtttgtgtgtgtagctgattgattgattgacatGCCGCAATCTATTGGCAACTTGAGGCTTTGTTATTGCTTCCATTTGGCCTCGTCGCTCACTGGGGAAATATGTTCCAGTTGCACAGTAATAGCCTCCAGAATGTGgcaggagtggagtggaagtgagtggagctgctgccacttgggGGCACGTCATCCATGGTACCCCATGTATCCATTAACCTCAACGCAATGGACGTTGGACGGATGGCGTTGACTTATTAATGGACACACGTTGGGCGTGAAAATATGTCAACAATTTCCCAACAATATCTATTTAGcacaaggcacacacacacacacacacacacagagagacacactcTTTTCCCTTTCGGTGCGGTACTGTACTCCACTTCTCGCTCTCCACGAAGCTCATGTgttgagagagggagaggacaAGGAAAACCAATTATTGCAAATGAACTCGAGTGTGGTTCCGCGCAGAAAAATGTCAACATCTGATAAAGCCGCAACAAAGCGGAGCCTCTGGCTGTTGCAAGCCAAAGTGCAACAGCCGCAAGTTGCACCCAAagggcgaggcgaggcgaggcgagccCAGACACGCACAACAGCGACGACTGTCAGCGATGGCCTGACGGCGTGGCACGCAAAGGATGGGAGGATCGTCATCGCATGGCCCTCAAGTTTGATATTCATTcaacataaaaaccaaatgagtAATCACCATCAGGGCTGCTGCATTAAAAcgaaccaaaacaaatacatacaaaaagaaaacttgatCTGGGAAAATCTTACCTATCCTGCTATCCATTATAAATACGATAAACGAAAGACAAATCCTTCAATCTTGTATCTTAAGTCTTAAATCTCTTCTTTGGCTTCAGAAATATTGTTTACCATCCACTGAAATGAGCATTTTGGATCGATTTCTCTTCCGATTggctatataaatatatgttttatttctgaTTCTGTCTGCAGAAGCTACTTCAGCCCTGACAACACCACCGAGGCGTATGACTCTCCTCTCACACATCGTATGCTCCGTCGTGCCTCTGTCCTTTCTCCACAATGCCAAGAACACCCTTTCCTGCTTGTGAAGATATTTCAAGTCGCAAATTAAAGTCGCCTGATGGCATAAtggcggcaggagcagcagcagagtgaaaTTTTGCTAAATTCCAAAATTGATTTACGAGCTGCAGTTACCCTTTTTGCAGAGAGTTTCATGACTTTTCCCCATGAGGCAGCACACCCCACTGTGTGGGCACATTATGCCGAtcgcttatgggaaatttCTGCAGTGATGATGGGGCGGAATGATCGATCAGCTAGAGTATCCGAAGCTTCGGCCTCTtgatctttttttttaagctgAAGGGGAGtcataatttttttgtagaacATTTTCCGCAGCCGctggaaaaaatatatttgacaaTTTCACAGCCATATGCGATACGCCCCATTCCCTTctatatatctctctctctcacttctGTTTCCTCTTTCGACTGCGATCAGTAAGGGGGCAGAGATTTATGCCCCAAAATGTTAATTGCCCATAACCAATCCAGGGCCGCAGCAACGGGGCACGAACGGgaagcagcagtcgcagcgcCTCCCTGGTCTCTGATAAAAAGGTTCGCTTCGGTTCAGATCTCTGTACGGTGGGATATCTTTATTGAATTTTACCGTTCACTAAATGAAAGGCgttctctctcgcgctctcagCTGCTGAtaactgtttttgtttggggtgTGAGACTGTTTGTCAAGAGCCCGAGAGATCTCATTCGATTTTGTCGGGGAGGatgcacacaaatttgtgCGACTCATCGACACTTGAAGTCTCATTTAGTGCGGGACTGAGGACATATTGAGAGTGCAATCAAGTGTGTGGCTGGGGGCTGCCAGCATAATGAGATTGTGATAGATCTCATAGATGAGATGCCCGATGTGATGGAtggtatttatgtacatatgtaagcaaGTGCCAAAGCTCTGAGCAACCCTTGAGTGGAATGAACTTCCAATTAAGTGAACAGCATCATAATCAGGGAGAAAGGGAAAGATGCAGCCCCAGGCCAAGCACCCATCAGAGACCCCAGAGTATATCAGATCGAATGGAAGACAGAAGGCGGGTTTTTTTCGTGGTTTCTGTATGGTTATTCTTGATAAGAATTAATAGGCGGAGTTCTGTTTATCAACATATTGCCCACCAATCTACCAAAAATGCATCATTACAGTCGTAATGAAGAAAAGAAGTTCCCAGGCGGCTCAGTGGGTAATGGGTAACTCATTGCCGAGCTGCTCGACTATGGCCAAATCTCTGAGTAACTTTcattgcggctgctgcttgatcAGTGGCTATACATAAGCAGGAATATGCTCGATggatgcacatatgtacatctgtatgtaacTGTAACCAAAAATTCGCTGCATTCATAATTAACACGTGCactgcagagagagatagatcgAGAGAGGGGAGGCGGGGGAATGAGAGAATCGCGACagtgcggctgctgttgctgttgctgttgctgcttgccatGCCGAGTGGTGTTGTTGTAGCATATGAGAAAGGGGTGCAGACAGacaacaaataattattgCGACTTATGCAGgccagagagtgggagagagctgagcaggaggagggtaGAAGTGTGCAGCGCGGATGGATGGCGTGCGCATGAAGAGAGTCGAGAGGCGGCGGTGGTCGGGGGAATCTGTCTCTTCTACAAATTAATCCAAACGGTAGACGACGACAAAAGAGTCGCTGcgacacagcaacaactaaacaACAAATCCAAAAATGATGCTTTGAGCCTTTGCATACCCTTGAATATCCTTGACTCCAGGTAAGGCTACTACTACATCTTAAGAGTATTCTCTTggttttatgtacataagtacatatgtatatattcatCAACTAATAATTGATACTAAACTGAAATTGGAAATGCTTGATTGAATTGATCATGGGATCGCAGAAGCttctttttatgtgtgtgctctgAGAATCTAACCCAATCATAATACCCTCATCCAGGGTATTCACAGAGCAACAAATTACATTAAACGTGTGCTCAGGGCTCcatgaattttgtttttctttttttttttttgctatttttagaCAGCgttgccgccgcagcagcagaaccgtTAAAATTGTGACATTTTCTCCACCATCTCCTCCTACTTCTGCTCTTTCTTCTGCACACATAtttgtggggtgtgtgtgtgtatatttctGACTGCAGGAGGATGAGTGGAtgattgtggattgtggattgtggataaTGTGGCTGGCAGTATTACAAAGGGAGGCGTCTGTTCTACgactgcaacggcaacggcgactgCAATATGAATGTATTTTCAATTCTAAATAGAttgcacactctctctctccccatctcTCCCCCACTCGCTTTTCCACCACTACTCTTGGACTCTTTCTCACaaagtgtgtgtctgcatgtTTGTTTCGTGTTTATGTTTGCTGCTGAGTGACGTCgccgtcgttgttgttgtggcagatTTCGCGCAGCATCGAAAAGTAAAGAGTAAACAGAGCCCCACAAACTCTGGCAACACCCCGACAGCGGCAAAGTAAAATggcatgggcagggggcagccgGCAATCCAAGTGGcaccaaaatgtttgcaacaCGCCATTCAAGCAGCtaaaacaactacaaaaacaaaagagagccaCAAACCATGGGACCAAGTGGCCATAAAACCTAAattggttctggttctggaaacacacacacaaaagacataaataaataaaaactaaaataactTCAAAAGAGTCCTACGATCCTGACTGCAAGAAATAGCCAAAGCAGGCAATCATACGAAAAATcttagaaaaatatttgtcaaaattacttgaaaatattacattttctCTTGAAGATAGAAATTTTCCgttaaagttttttttatttaagatcacacaaaaagtgcatatttaaatagatatttgtgtacatatttctgAAAGTATAGAAATCTTGGTTAATATTTGTagaatatattcaaaattcaGTATACCACTGGAACTCTCACGATTCCAGGAATATAAGGAAAAGAATTGCATATTGATTTATCTCATTCTTTTCTATTTCGATACATCCACTTCCTCCACCCGACTCTAAAATCAGACCCAGAGAAAGTTCAGCGGAAGTGCAGTGAACTTTTTGTCCCTGCTTTTTTAACGGAACTTTATATACGTTATCAGCCGGCAACAGCTGCCACTACTCCCAATCCCTGCAGCAACTTCAACACCCAACCCCCCGAGCTCCAGCCAAACGATTGTTGTGATCTATTGTGTGTCCCTA containing:
- the LOC117889640 gene encoding glutamate receptor-interacting protein 1 isoform X3, which encodes MKLWKSKKPIGGCVPGKSSALKQEQELHHHHHPHPHPHPQQLQQHPQSESNGIALAPMLSVDRAMSPAQSEDSGLAPERGTTYATITLPRNALHLAITFAERSDLSYPPVVGALNPVGHAADFLAPGDRLHQIDGISTIGLSNQKVMNMLCADASGGGAPAIVEIEYSLPEYTVSQNSLCVSSKLAQITVERESGCLGLTLRGGADYPLIVTHVRPHGPVYKTGRIKPGDRLLRVDNISLIGKTLAEAQQIIKCGGVHVSGGYTNLTIEYDVSVVQSVEFSMGPLLIEIERPMNDKLGLVLCNYTAAMAAAGSNSVSGSGSSTPSSGGEKLEDMVLVVTQPGVYIASILPASIADRCGALSVGDQVLSIDDTMIEHSAYSPDEVMTILDTSTGRGYTQMQIMPAHALARRGHTALGSPKYSFSTLESRKSTSASATTGRQRQRFARKSSLPLEGLPMAVAAGGGGAGQGHASSSLGLCRAESFPVLLDCSQGAGIVLAGGGGGDAGGAMTIGQILADSVADRSGCIQIGDRIVAINKMYSLDAMAMRQLLEGGSLRHTSNGNGNGHGNGHGSGSGKQRIFHVTLYKDKVYDDYGFSVSDGLYERGVFINRIRSGGPADMCGQLKPFDRIMQVNEMKTQDFDCCLTVPLIAAAGDKIEMIMQRTE
- the LOC117889640 gene encoding glutamate receptor-interacting protein 1 isoform X4, yielding MKLWKSKKPIGGCVPGKSSALKQEQELHHHHHPHPHPHPQQLQQHPQSESNGIALAPMLSVDRAMSPAQSEDSGLAPERGTTYATITLPRNALHLAITFAERSDLSYPPVVGALNPVGHAADFLAPGDRLHQIDGISTIGLSNQKVMNMLCADASGGGAPAIVEIEYSLPEYTVSQNSLCVSSKLAQITVERESGCLGLTLRGGADYPLIVTHVRPHGPVYKTGRIKPGDRLLRVDNISLIGKTLAEAQQIIKCGGVHVSGGYTNLTIEYDVSVVQSVEFSMGPLLIEIERPMNDKLGLVLCNYTAAMAAAGSNSVSGSGSSTPSSGGEKLEDMVLVVTQPGVYIASILPASIADRCGALSVGDQVLSIDDTMIEHSAYSPDEVMTILDTSTGRGYTQMQIMPAHALARRGHTALGSPKYSFSTLESRKSTSASATTGRQRQRFARKSSLPLEGLPMAVAAGGGGAGQGHASSSLGLCRAESFPVLLDCSQGAGIVLAGGGGGDAGGAMTIGQILADSVADRSGCIQIGDRIVAINKMYSLDAMAMRQLLEGGSLRHTSNGNGNGHGSGSGKQRIFHVTLYKDKVYDDYGFSVSDGLYERGVFINRIRSGGPADMCGQLKPFDRIMQVNEMKTQDFDCCLTVPLIAAAGDKIEMIMQRTE